A portion of the Scylla paramamosain isolate STU-SP2022 chromosome 32, ASM3559412v1, whole genome shotgun sequence genome contains these proteins:
- the LOC135089210 gene encoding ceramide-1-phosphate transfer protein-like, protein MLGKLYHFVAYDVKVKCRIYSTVSTVSVCPWQTAVVQKKMARENGQHYVNLKSMIKYEMENSLLVQKSTSGTKAILLLHRGLEFTCEFLKEMMKEEEEPKLGEIASKIYLSTTGSYQATYLREPFSCVLKMLPTRATLRNRIAKGKEEVEEKVLRLLPEAIKSVTETYDAVQKIYRENNLLDMSSWSQIQSKNAEGGPGGKTDTQ, encoded by the exons ATGCTGGGAAAGTTGTATCATTTTGTAGCGTATGACGTCAAAGTGAAG TGTCGTATTTACTCTACAGTGTCTACAGTGTCCGTGTGTCCTTGGCAGACAGCAGTGGTGCAGAAAAAGATGGCGCGGGAGAACGGCCAGCATTACGTGAACTTGAAGTCGATGATAAAGTACGAGATGGAAAACAGTCTTTTGGTACAGAAATCCACGTCTGGCACCAAGGCAATCCTCCTGCTTCACCGAGGACTGG AGTTTACTTGTGAATTCCTGAaggagatgatgaaggaggaagaggagccaaAGCTGGGTGAGATTGCGTCGAAGATTTACTTGTCCACAACGGGAAGTTACCAAGCTACCTATCTGAGGGAACCCTTTTCCTGTGTTTTGAAGATGTTACCTACCCGAGCTACCCTCAGGAACAGA atagcaaagggaaaggaggaggtggaagagaaggtgcTGAGATTATTACCCGAGGCCATCAAGTCAGTAACAGAGACCTACGACGCTGTTCAGAAGATCTATCGTGAGAATAATCTTCTCGACATGAGTTCCTGGAGCCAAATTCAATCCAAGAATGCAGAAGGTGGACCAGGAGGAAAAACTGATACACAATGA